In Paenibacillus ihbetae, the following are encoded in one genomic region:
- a CDS encoding Gfo/Idh/MocA family protein yields MNKVKAGVIGCGKISGIYMENCQKFDILELKACSDIDRSRAEEQAARYGIPHVYTTEELLADPEIEIVINLTIPALHAKITLDALQAGKHVYVEKPLAVTREEGLAVLETAREKGLLVGCAPETFLGAGIQTALKLVRDGKIGTPIAATAFMMSRGHEFWHPDPEFYYAAGGGPMFDMGPYYLTALVQLLGPIRSVSGMTGKALTERTITSEKKYGQKIQVDVPTHVAGLLRFDNGAIGTLITSFDVFGGSTLPNIEIYGTQGTMLVPDPNTFGGSVKYRLTGESEWTEEPLLPGYNQNTRGIGPADMAYAIRSGRSHRASGELAYHVLEAMWAFHDSSDSGTQYEMKSTCEIPAPLPLDLPLYTLDK; encoded by the coding sequence ATGAACAAGGTTAAAGCAGGGGTCATCGGCTGCGGAAAAATCAGCGGTATCTATATGGAAAACTGTCAAAAATTCGATATTCTGGAGCTGAAGGCATGCTCGGATATCGACCGGTCCCGGGCTGAGGAGCAGGCTGCCCGTTACGGCATCCCCCACGTTTATACGACGGAAGAGCTGCTGGCCGACCCTGAAATAGAAATTGTCATCAATCTTACCATTCCGGCGCTGCATGCCAAAATCACGCTCGATGCGCTGCAGGCCGGGAAGCATGTATACGTGGAAAAGCCCCTGGCCGTCACCCGGGAGGAAGGGCTGGCCGTGCTGGAGACCGCGAGAGAGAAGGGGCTGCTGGTCGGCTGTGCCCCGGAGACATTCCTCGGAGCGGGGATCCAGACGGCATTAAAGCTTGTCAGGGACGGCAAGATCGGCACGCCGATCGCGGCTACGGCATTTATGATGAGCCGGGGTCATGAATTTTGGCATCCGGACCCTGAATTTTATTATGCCGCAGGCGGAGGACCGATGTTTGATATGGGTCCATACTACTTGACGGCGCTTGTTCAGCTCCTCGGCCCGATCCGCAGCGTCAGCGGCATGACAGGTAAAGCGCTGACCGAGCGGACCATTACGAGCGAGAAGAAGTATGGGCAGAAAATTCAGGTGGACGTTCCGACGCATGTGGCCGGACTGCTCCGGTTCGATAATGGCGCTATCGGGACGCTCATCACCAGCTTTGACGTGTTCGGCGGCAGCACGCTTCCGAATATCGAAATTTACGGCACGCAAGGAACAATGCTTGTACCGGACCCGAATACGTTCGGCGGTTCCGTGAAATACCGCTTGACCGGAGAAAGCGAATGGACCGAGGAACCGCTTCTGCCGGGTTACAACCAGAACACAAGAGGCATCGGACCTGCGGACATGGCGTACGCCATCCGAAGCGGACGATCCCACCGCGCAAGCGGCGAATTGGCTTATCACGTCCTGGAAGCCATGTGGGCATTCCATGATTCCTCCGATTCGGGCACGCAGTACGAGATGAAGAGCACTTGCGAGATTCCGGCGCCGCTTCCGCTTGATCTGCCGTTATACACGTTGGATAAATAG